The Coffea arabica cultivar ET-39 chromosome 9e, Coffea Arabica ET-39 HiFi, whole genome shotgun sequence genome has a window encoding:
- the LOC113710705 gene encoding beta-amyrin 6-beta-monooxygenase-like, translating to MDSSLAYIVTLAVIPVSIAFIFLIRKRNSSSSKLPPGTSGWPMVGESLQFALLGPQKFVKDRMKKYSPDVFQTSLMGEKMAIFCGAQGNKFLFTNENKLLTSWWPQSMKKALLFPEFVEDSLKEVSALKRSFMHDILKPEALKQYIPVMDALAREHIEQEWAPHKKVKVFPLSKKYTFDLACRLFLSVMDPEHIKKLADPFHLVTNGMFSVPIDLPGTAYNGAIKGGKMVREELLRVIRERRKELMENKETAAACKDLLSRMLLVTDEDGQYLSEMEISNNIIGLLVASYETTSTAVTFVLKHLAELPHIYREVLREQMEIAKTKGPDDLLTWEDIEKMKYSWNVARESLRVTPPAQGAFRESVADFTYAGFTIPKGWKTFWTVHTTHKNPKYFPEPEKFDPSRFEGSGPAPYTFVPFGGGPRMCPGKEYARLEVLVFMYRIVTQFQLKKAIPNEKIVYHASPVPANGLPVLLQPHGK from the exons ATGGATTCCTCCTTAGCATACATTGTAACACTTGCAGTGATCCCAGTTTCAATtgccttcattttcttgatccgCAAACGAAATTCGAGCAGCTCGAAGCTTCCTCCAGGAACGTCAGGGTGGCCAATGGTGGGAGAAAGTTTGCAgtttgctttattaggccccCAGAAGTTTGTAAAAGATAGAATGAAGAAATATTCACCAGACGTGTTTCAGACGTCCCTGATGGGAGAAAAAATGGCTATTTTCTGTGGTGCACAAGGCAACAAGTTTCTATTCACAAACGAGAACAAACTTCTAACCTCATGGTGGCCTCAGTCCATGAAAAAAGCTCTGCTTTTCCCTGAATTTGTTGAGGATTCTTTAAAGGAAGTATCAGCTCTGAAGCGTAGTTTCATGCATGATATTCTCAAGCCTGAAGCTCTGAAGCAATATATTCCAGTCATGGATGCACTGGCTCGGGAACATATCGAACAAGAATGGGCTCCTCACAAGAAAGTTAAAGTCTTCCCTTTGTCAAAAAAATACACATTTGATTTAGCCTGTCGCTTGTTTTTGAGCGTTATGGATCCTGAGCACATCAAGAAACTGGCTGATCCTTTCCATCTGGTTACCAATGGGATGTTCTCTGTCCCTATTGATCTCCCTGGAACAGCTTACAATGGAGCTATCAAAGGTGGAAAAATGGTCCGTGAAGAGCTGTTGAGGGTCATCAGGGAGAGGAGAAAGGAGCTGATGGAGAATAAAGAAACTGCAGCAGCATGCAAGGACCTTCTGTCGAGAATGTTACTTGTCACAGATGAAGATGGACAATATTTGAGTGAAATGGAAATCTCCAACAACATCATAGGCTTGTTGGTAGCAAGCTATGAAACTACAAGCACTGCAGTCACCTTTGTGTTGAAGCACCTTGCTGAGCTTCCCCACATTTACAGAGAGGTTCTCAGAG AACAAATGGAGATTGCAAAGACAAAAGGTCCAGACGATTTGTTGACTTGGGAGGACATTGAGAAGATGAAATATTCATGGAATGTAGCCCGTGAATCCCTGAGGGTGACGCCGCCAGCTCAGGGAGCTTTCAGGGAATCTGTTGCTGACTTCACTTATGCCGGTTTTACGATTCCAAAAGGATGGAAG ACGTTTTGGACAGTGCACACAACTCACAAAAATCCCAAGTACTTCCCTGAGCCCGAGAAGTTCGATCCTTCAAGATTTGAGGGAAGTGGACCTGCTCCTTACACTTTTGTTCCTTTCGGAGGAGGACCTCGAATGTGTCCTGGAAAGGAATATGCTCGGCTAGAAGTTTTGGTTTTCATGTACAGAATCGTGACCCAATTTCAACTGAAAAAGGCAATTCCAAATGAGAAGATAGTGTACCATGCATCTCCTGTGCCCGCGAATGGGCTTCCCGTCCTTCTCCAGCCTCATGGGAAATAG